A portion of the Carya illinoinensis cultivar Pawnee chromosome 11, C.illinoinensisPawnee_v1, whole genome shotgun sequence genome contains these proteins:
- the LOC122282288 gene encoding uncharacterized protein LOC122282288 codes for MLRLGSMDYSITESRSCPPLKQLYFMYFLQWKISSTSKSNAMALPLKSENKSFSTAPARSSALSLLPRSSLALSKDFFVSQAPASSSLILSVSLSDRRRFWYDTLEKPSVNYQKWAAGKNFSLGDFGPACQSVESHFSGRFGKPNFRGEKDGPGKRLNFSGSESRKSYFGKPHFQAELVVFGPASAAMLDSGNFVLYKNDSYIIWETFDFPTDTILGGQNLSMGKSLVSSVSK; via the exons ATGCTACGGTTAGGGTCGATGGATTACTCAATAACCGAAAGCCGGTCATGTCCCCCTTTGAAACAACTTTATTTTATGTACTTCCTTCAATGGAAAATCTCCTCTACCTCGAAATCGAATGCCATGGCTCTGCCTCTGAAATCTGAAAACAAATCATT TTCCACTGCTCCAGCTCGCAGCTCCGCTCTCTCGCTTCTCCCTCGCAGCTCGCTTGCCTTAAGCAAGGATTTCTTTGTCTCACAGGCTCCAGCTAGTAGCTCGCTTATTctctcagtctctctctctgacaGAAG GAGGTTTTGGTACGACACTCTTGAGAAACCCTCTGTCAATTACCAAAAATGGGCTGCTGGCAAGAATTTCAGCCTCGGAGATTTCGGCCCcgcttg TCAATCTGTTGAATCTCATTTTTCCGGTCGATTCGGAAAACCGAATTTTCGTGGAGAAAAGGACGGTCCGGGTAAGCGGTTAAATTTTTCGGGCTCGGAGAGTCGGAAGTCATACTTCGGAAAACCACATTTTCAGGCCGAATTAGTTGTTTTCGGGCCAG CTTCAGCTGCTATGCTTGATTCTGGTAATTTTGTGCTCTATAAGAATGATTCATACATTATTTGGGAAACTTTTGATTTTCCAACTGACACCATATTAGGAGGTCAGAATCTGTCTATGGGCAAAAGTTTGGTTTCGAGTGTGTCTAAATGA